A window of the Lactobacillus amylovorus DSM 20531 genome harbors these coding sequences:
- a CDS encoding GH25 family lysozyme, whose amino-acid sequence MTTTKKLIIKLACATVLETAGVAVTQINRPQITVQASTTSVAARSLGVDVASYQNADLSSHAQVGAQFAIVKVSEGTSYRNPKASSQISTAISNNMMPMAYHFATFSSNSSAAVAEANYAVKAAQAFGLPKGSYIACDYETGQGNNIYGGKTPTANAIIAFMDTIKAAGYQPLLYASSSVLQNNIDTSSVIGEYPNSLWVASYAISGRIDNPNFNYFPSMDGVSIWQFTDNWRGLSVDGNVAVLPLSINGNVTSNNGAVSQAPSSSNSNTTNNSNSSSTDNKTDSTPTEPVTSAYVMKKAYIYNKKGERQSGYYAAYYGIQYYGSTVTLDNGKTALKVGNDRYVMASNVLGNSRVMRRNAYIYNHAGRRANWRVLRKGTPVKTYGSRFNINGKYYYRIGKGLYVKSANF is encoded by the coding sequence TTGACTACAACCAAAAAATTAATTATTAAATTGGCATGTGCAACCGTATTAGAAACTGCAGGAGTGGCAGTAACTCAAATTAATCGACCACAAATTACTGTTCAAGCATCAACTACATCTGTTGCAGCACGTTCACTTGGTGTGGACGTTGCCAGTTACCAAAATGCTGACTTATCAAGTCATGCTCAAGTAGGTGCACAGTTTGCTATCGTTAAGGTAAGTGAAGGTACTTCATACCGTAACCCTAAGGCTTCAAGCCAAATTTCTACAGCTATTTCTAACAATATGATGCCAATGGCATACCACTTTGCTACTTTTAGTTCTAACTCAAGTGCTGCTGTAGCAGAAGCAAACTATGCTGTTAAGGCAGCGCAAGCATTTGGTTTACCAAAGGGTTCATATATTGCTTGTGACTATGAAACTGGCCAAGGCAACAACATTTATGGTGGTAAGACGCCAACTGCTAACGCAATCATTGCATTCATGGACACAATCAAGGCAGCTGGTTACCAACCACTTCTTTACGCAAGTTCATCAGTTTTGCAAAACAACATTGATACCAGCAGCGTAATTGGTGAGTACCCTAACTCATTATGGGTAGCTTCATATGCTATTTCAGGTAGAATTGATAATCCTAACTTTAATTACTTCCCATCAATGGACGGTGTATCAATTTGGCAATTTACTGATAACTGGCGCGGACTAAGCGTTGATGGTAACGTTGCTGTTCTTCCATTATCAATTAACGGTAATGTAACTTCTAACAACGGTGCTGTTTCACAAGCTCCTTCAAGCAGTAATTCAAATACTACTAATAACTCAAATTCTTCATCTACTGACAATAAGACTGATTCAACTCCAACCGAACCAGTAACTTCTGCTTACGTAATGAAGAAGGCCTACATTTACAACAAGAAGGGTGAACGTCAAAGCGGCTACTACGCAGCTTACTACGGCATTCAATACTACGGCTCAACTGTAACTTTGGATAATGGCAAGACTGCTCTTAAGGTTGGCAATGACCGTTATGTAATGGCAAGCAACGTTTTAGGTAACTCACGTGTTATGAGACGCAATGCTTATATCTACAACCACGCAGGAAGACGTGCGAACTGGAGAGTTTTGAGGAAAGGTACTCCAGTTAAGACTTACGGTTCACGCTTTAACATTAACGGTAAGTACTACTACCGTATTGGTAAGGGCTTATACGTTAAGTCAGCTAATTTCTAA
- a CDS encoding arsenate reductase family protein, translating into MIKFYGYKRCSTSKKAQKWLDDHGVKYEFQDLVEQPPKKEDLIKWMTKYQDRGLRYFFNTSGQHYRQQKLKDKIPDMTIEEAAEMMSKDGKLIKRPLVVGDDHLTCGFRENIYEETWL; encoded by the coding sequence ATGATTAAATTTTATGGTTATAAACGTTGTTCTACTTCAAAGAAAGCACAAAAGTGGTTAGACGATCATGGCGTAAAGTATGAGTTCCAAGATTTAGTTGAACAGCCACCTAAAAAAGAAGACTTGATTAAGTGGATGACTAAGTATCAAGATCGCGGTTTAAGATACTTTTTCAATACATCTGGTCAACATTACCGCCAGCAGAAATTAAAGGACAAAATTCCTGATATGACGATTGAAGAAGCTGCCGAGATGATGTCCAAAGATGGCAAACTGATTAAGCGTCCGCTTGTTGTCGGCGATGATCATTTAACTTGTGGTTTTAGAGAAAATATTTATGAAGAAACTTGGCTGTAA
- a CDS encoding alpha/beta hydrolase, with protein sequence MELSQRLKKFVTEYRAGCKKSDDERDKDLPHDIPEVERIDDLSYGPDKWHTLDVYLPKKTDEPFPVIINIHGGGWVYGTKETYQYYGMNLAKHGFAFINPNYRLAPEDAEFPDELDDIDRYMHWVDDHAEEYRLDRNNVFIVGDSAGGQMAEQYVTILTNPDYAKLFPYKPLNLKFRAVGLNCAASFVLTPESLDGLESLYFTPKAVDKYHEQLDVEKYINSNFLPTFLITSNNDFLHDMQFTLFGFLLGRGVHAICKSYGDKDHPRGHVFFVSQKDELADIANDEELEFFREHMKKD encoded by the coding sequence ATGGAACTTTCACAGAGACTTAAAAAGTTTGTCACAGAGTATCGTGCGGGATGCAAAAAGAGCGACGACGAACGTGACAAAGATTTGCCACATGATATTCCCGAGGTTGAACGGATCGATGACTTATCATACGGCCCAGACAAATGGCATACCTTAGATGTTTATCTGCCTAAAAAGACTGATGAGCCATTTCCTGTTATCATCAATATCCACGGTGGTGGTTGGGTTTACGGCACCAAAGAAACTTACCAATATTACGGCATGAATCTGGCTAAGCATGGTTTTGCCTTCATTAACCCTAACTACCGCCTTGCCCCAGAAGACGCCGAATTTCCTGATGAATTGGACGATATCGACCGCTACATGCACTGGGTTGATGATCACGCAGAAGAATATCGTTTAGATAGAAACAATGTCTTCATCGTTGGTGATAGTGCTGGTGGCCAAATGGCTGAGCAATATGTCACGATTTTGACTAATCCAGACTATGCCAAATTGTTCCCATACAAGCCGCTTAACTTAAAGTTTAGAGCAGTTGGACTTAACTGTGCTGCTTCATTTGTTTTAACTCCCGAAAGTCTTGATGGTCTTGAGAGTCTTTACTTCACTCCTAAAGCAGTTGATAAGTATCACGAACAACTTGACGTTGAAAAGTATATTAACTCTAATTTCTTGCCAACATTCTTAATTACTTCAAATAATGATTTCTTGCATGATATGCAGTTTACTTTATTTGGCTTCTTATTAGGTCGCGGCGTGCATGCAATTTGTAAATCATATGGCGATAAAGATCATCCTCGTGGCCATGTCTTTTTCGTAAGTCAAAAGGATGAATTAGCCGATATTGCTAACGATGAAGAACTTGAATTCTTTAGAGAACACATGAAGAAGGATTAA
- a CDS encoding ATP-binding cassette domain-containing protein encodes MSWKELFKLNPWSFSIALLLQMAGAAGEIGVAYFLTLQFNAVRNRNLQMFVFWTVLQIICYVFVYLFYNLAGILWQKHVQRYLHLIRQELTDHYFEDGKSHHAGSVQNRMTNDLTLLHNDYLNSFRYVAGMLVSVFSVALTLFTFQWSLLLVCLIFAAVQIYLPKLMDKQLQKVTSLVSDANKKYLKTLGDWLIGLSELRRYLAGQKLFDVIAKSSGKLENVNVEKQKVDQKLDYLNQLAYSVGDALIFLLTGFLVVNNWAAFGLIASIGNFSSAMFASLQGIADYGGRMKATKDLRKQILQARKKIIDEKSNDLKQPVAFSTKDLAIKFKNGEEVVFPDIQVNAGEKVLLTGDSGSGKSTLFKLILGEEKATRGEIEYFDESGKVVKPDLAEIGYLPQSPVLFPATIAENITMFNDKLEQFVSGAINDVQLASDVSKFPDGIETEIDLNKLNVSGGQRQKIVLARSKVHDSKLILIDEGTSAIDPAATMRILKRLVKTDATIVFIAHNFNDEMQKIFDHEICLTR; translated from the coding sequence ATGAGCTGGAAAGAATTGTTCAAATTAAATCCGTGGAGTTTTAGCATTGCACTTTTACTTCAAATGGCCGGTGCAGCAGGTGAAATTGGGGTAGCTTACTTTTTAACGCTGCAATTTAATGCAGTACGTAATCGCAACTTACAGATGTTTGTATTTTGGACTGTTTTGCAAATTATTTGTTATGTTTTTGTTTATCTTTTTTATAATCTTGCAGGTATTTTATGGCAAAAACATGTGCAAAGGTACCTTCATTTAATTAGACAGGAATTGACAGACCATTATTTTGAAGATGGTAAGAGTCATCATGCGGGCAGCGTGCAGAACAGAATGACTAATGATTTAACGTTGCTACACAATGATTATCTAAACTCATTTCGTTATGTGGCAGGGATGCTCGTTAGCGTGTTTAGCGTAGCCCTTACACTGTTTACATTTCAATGGAGCTTACTTCTTGTGTGTTTAATTTTTGCGGCAGTGCAGATTTATTTGCCTAAACTGATGGATAAGCAATTACAGAAAGTTACCAGTCTAGTATCTGATGCAAATAAAAAGTATCTGAAGACATTGGGTGATTGGCTCATTGGTCTTTCAGAACTGCGCAGATATTTAGCAGGACAAAAGTTGTTTGACGTGATTGCTAAGAGTTCAGGTAAATTGGAAAATGTTAACGTTGAAAAACAAAAGGTAGATCAAAAACTGGACTATTTAAATCAATTAGCTTATTCAGTTGGGGATGCATTGATTTTCCTGTTAACTGGATTTTTGGTGGTTAATAATTGGGCTGCTTTTGGTTTAATTGCAAGTATTGGTAACTTTAGTTCAGCGATGTTTGCTTCGCTTCAAGGAATAGCTGATTATGGCGGTCGAATGAAGGCAACTAAGGATTTGCGTAAGCAAATTTTACAGGCCAGGAAAAAGATCATTGATGAAAAATCAAATGACTTGAAGCAGCCAGTTGCTTTTTCAACTAAAGATTTAGCTATAAAATTTAAAAATGGTGAAGAAGTAGTTTTTCCAGATATTCAAGTTAATGCTGGTGAAAAGGTCTTACTTACTGGTGACTCTGGTTCTGGCAAGAGTACTTTATTTAAGTTGATTTTAGGCGAAGAAAAAGCCACTCGTGGTGAAATTGAATACTTTGATGAGAGTGGGAAAGTAGTTAAGCCAGATTTAGCCGAAATTGGTTATTTGCCACAATCTCCAGTGCTGTTCCCAGCGACGATTGCCGAGAATATTACGATGTTTAATGATAAACTAGAACAATTTGTTTCTGGAGCAATTAACGATGTGCAGCTAGCTAGTGACGTATCGAAGTTTCCAGATGGAATTGAAACAGAAATTGATTTGAATAAATTAAACGTTTCAGGTGGTCAAAGGCAAAAAATAGTTTTAGCTCGTAGTAAGGTTCATGATAGTAAGCTAATCTTGATTGATGAAGGAACAAGTGCAATTGACCCAGCTGCAACAATGAGAATTTTGAAACGATTAGTTAAGACCGATGCCACGATTGTGTTTATCGCACATAATTTTAATGATGAGATGCAGAAGATCTTTGATCATGAAATCTGTTTAACTAGATAA
- a CDS encoding ABC transporter ATP-binding protein — MGLKDYLKTNYKRAFLVLFLITLTQATTTFYTYLTSPELNAISQRKFALFIELIAVQFVFGQICNSSFNIANVQNTKQTQNLFHQVRQNISKHYYQKPDKVADMENHLGNDLQMIQTNYYDVYFYFACDLIYVILTIGTLFTFHWILVAYSLVISFFAIAVPKLLEKYTNKATKRVSNKNAQFLNLIENWFNGLEELRRYKNKSVLKKKIGKSSHQLEQSEYQRDKAMIYVEMVAAIFDVMGRVGVPVIAGILFFNHQVSLGAILTAGYFANGIFYSVNSCVTKYIQLKSTKTLRDQLAKLQKIEADKKYDSIDEIASIEVKNLSVKYEHGEKIAYPNFVINRGEKVLLVGDSGTGKSTLLKILLGQIKPISGEVIYKNENNKIIHPDFNQIGYLAQDLTMFDASILENITMFDSKLDGCVSSAIEANAFIRDEEKLKEGLDTEIEVKHNLLSGGQQQKVVLMRAMVHEKSILYLDEATSAIDQKGATKILRNLTQGKETLLMIAHNLSEEQRALFDREIHLEGK; from the coding sequence ATGGGTCTAAAAGATTATCTTAAAACAAACTATAAGCGTGCATTTTTAGTACTGTTTTTAATCACGCTCACACAAGCTACAACTACTTTTTATACGTACTTGACTAGTCCAGAACTTAATGCAATTTCACAAAGAAAATTTGCTTTATTTATTGAATTAATTGCTGTGCAATTTGTGTTTGGTCAAATTTGCAATTCAAGTTTCAATATTGCTAATGTTCAAAATACTAAGCAAACGCAGAATCTATTTCATCAGGTGCGGCAAAATATTTCTAAACATTATTATCAGAAACCAGATAAAGTGGCAGATATGGAAAATCATTTGGGCAACGATTTACAAATGATCCAGACAAACTACTATGATGTTTATTTTTATTTTGCTTGTGATTTGATCTATGTCATTTTAACGATTGGGACTTTGTTTACCTTCCATTGGATATTGGTGGCATATAGTCTGGTGATTTCGTTTTTCGCAATTGCAGTGCCAAAGTTGCTGGAAAAATATACCAACAAAGCAACTAAAAGAGTTTCTAATAAGAATGCACAATTTCTGAATCTAATTGAAAATTGGTTCAATGGTTTGGAAGAACTTCGAAGATATAAAAATAAATCGGTTTTAAAAAAGAAAATAGGCAAATCAAGCCATCAACTTGAACAAAGTGAATATCAACGTGATAAAGCAATGATTTATGTAGAGATGGTTGCAGCCATCTTTGATGTTATGGGCCGAGTTGGCGTACCAGTCATTGCGGGAATTTTATTTTTTAATCATCAAGTGAGCTTAGGTGCAATTCTAACTGCTGGCTATTTTGCTAATGGGATCTTTTACAGTGTAAATAGTTGTGTAACTAAGTATATTCAGCTTAAGTCAACTAAGACCTTGAGAGATCAGCTAGCCAAATTGCAAAAAATTGAAGCAGATAAGAAATATGATTCGATTGATGAAATTGCCTCAATTGAAGTAAAGAATTTGTCTGTTAAATATGAGCATGGTGAGAAGATTGCTTATCCTAATTTTGTCATTAACCGTGGTGAAAAAGTTCTGCTTGTAGGCGATAGTGGTACTGGTAAGTCTACTTTATTGAAAATATTGTTAGGACAAATTAAGCCAATCAGTGGTGAAGTGATTTATAAGAATGAAAATAATAAGATCATTCATCCAGATTTTAATCAAATAGGCTATCTAGCACAGGATTTAACGATGTTTGACGCTTCGATTTTGGAGAATATCACAATGTTTGATTCCAAATTGGACGGTTGTGTTAGTTCTGCAATTGAAGCAAATGCTTTTATTCGTGATGAAGAAAAATTAAAAGAAGGTTTAGATACTGAAATTGAAGTAAAGCATAATTTGCTTTCAGGCGGACAGCAACAAAAAGTCGTCTTAATGCGGGCAATGGTTCATGAAAAGTCAATTTTATATTTAGATGAAGCAACTAGTGCGATTGATCAAAAGGGTGCGACGAAGATTTTACGTAATTTAACGCAGGGAAAAGAAACACTTTTGATGATTGCACACAACTTGAGTGAAGAGCAAAGGGCGTTGTTTGATCGTGAAATTCACTTGGAGGGTAAATAA